Below is a genomic region from Miscanthus floridulus cultivar M001 chromosome 1, ASM1932011v1, whole genome shotgun sequence.
aaagctctagtttggttttggtgaattgatgaaaccctaagtgctaacctagtttatcaagtgatcatgacataggtagcacacttcaagtagaaaaagctaatgaagatcatagcatgacaatggtgatggcatggcgatgatcaagggcttaaacttgaaatgaagaaagagaaaaacaaaaagctcaaggcaaaggtataaaccataggagctattttgttttggtgatcaagacacttagagagtgtgatcacatttaggtttgatagccgtactattaagaggggtaaaactcgtatcggaatgcggttatcaaagtgccactagatgctctaacttattgcatatgcatttaggatctagtggagtgctaacacccttgataacatttgtgaaaatatgctaacacatgtgcacaaggtgtttgcagggttgagatgggtttgggtccctctctccctcccgccgagcttgctcggcgggattcagcgcttttggaaaaatgaaatgtctattttctattgtgccggatgcaaaattcttggtgattggctcattggagcaagggtgaagaagttagaagtgaaaacgagttggtcgcaaagatgccaacgtcggtcaactgaccggatgctggatctgaatgcaccggacgctggcaggctgcgtccggtcgcgctgacgtacgatgacacagtagctggaatgtgaccggacgctagctgcgtccgatcgcattcgaccggacgcgtccggtcatgctcgggagcttactagaaacgaccggacgctgggccttcagcgtccggtcagttttgaccggagcgtccggtcagcttcataaccgttgaaatctgacgaacaacatttgaaggtgatgacacatggcgtccatcgggcaaccggacgctgagggccagcgtccggtcagtatgaccggagcgtccggtcagagcgcgttttgcccagtgaaggggtataacggctctatttgattggggctctatttatagccccatggccggctgtggctcagatctttggccattttcattgacatagcaaccttgtgagctaagccaaagccctcccactcatctacatcattgattcatcatcatagtgagattgggagtgatccaagtgcattgcttgagtgattgcatctagaggcacttagtgatcgtgtttcgctgtagatttcgcttgttactcttggtggttgccgccacctagacggcttggagcagcgaggatcatcgagcggaggtggtgattgtctccagctccgatcgtggtgattgtgaggggttcttgacctttccccggcggagcgccaaaaggtactctagtggattgctcgtggcttgtgtgatcctcatcttgtgttggttgtgcggcaccctattgagggtttggcgtgtgaagccgattagcgcgtgaacctccaagtgagtgaatcgccacaacgaggactagcttgccggcaagcaagtgaacctcggtaaaaaatcattgtcttcatcattgatttcgaggtgattggtcatcattgttattcatcttcgtgattgattggttcattcatctacacggcggtataactctcttgatcactctctttactttaccgcaaactagttgacaagctctttagtgtagctagttatgagagcttgcatgcttggttggtgtggctctttagttagcctttgagagcacactaacatagggtagtgtcattgctcttgtgtgaattgacactatctaaactagaattgtggtaggtggcttgcattttgagtaggctagcgcaacactcgcttcgcctcataattgtctaatcatttggttaagtggtgttgtagaaatttttattaggctattcaccccccctctagccattaggacctttcagctgccCACCACCATTTTACTTCACCAACCAAGGAttacacgggtgcgttatcgattaataacaaaggtataatttagaggtgtgtgtggtacaactaactttgttttgttgcaggtatgatcgTAGAAAGAGgtataagaccaaggattggAGCGTGACACACAAtgcgcacatccacttgtgggagaccagggaacgATAGCTGGTCCATGCAGGTCCtccacatgaccagcacaccttcgatgagtacctgcgctggcttcataggtctatgaggacacatatcaagccctcgTACACTGAGGAGGAGATTGacaaggactcggaggaagatgtgtatgacgttgccactagagaggacacacagtTACAGAGAGCCCTGCTacaaagatacatggtaagatacttgaatggtacaatttgttatccatttggtattaagtatgtatactaaaatTATTCAACCGCATTTCTATACCCAGATGGCATAATTGtcgaggctgtccaacgaagcagcgttccggcttcatGAGGCTAGAGGgcaggcgttctcgaggcttttgtggaggtaaacataaactagtcTGTTTTGAAGTTGtctctttagtgtatatgcatttGGAAAATatactaactttaacgtctatttatgtagaaggtgaagaagagctgcaagaagctagctCAAAAaatgagctgcatggacactccttatgaggaaccgccactccctacatagtcgggtggcacgtcttcagcctctttgaggacaccagccggctcttctcagtcgGTGACAGGTGCTACTTCcgtggtgcgtacaccaccacatcatagcgctgggaagaccctacaaccgaggacgacgatgacaacgGCGTCAACGACCCGAGCTTCCGTAAACAGcatgaccagtgggacgattggctgTAGGATGAGAtcagcatgtctcagctaggtagtgcccgcttggtacccaaggagcctcacaggtactaacaaaggtagtttctttaaatacgtaggctatatgaactaacgatcataaaaaattctaagtaatcgtgcatatcatatacttacagggtacgagccgtacgcaccggtgacgcgaccacaccgacgttggttACACTCCCAATATGTTGCCAATAAATCCGAAGAGAcataggcgtccgagggatccttacactcctgggtcttagtttatTAGGTTGAACTATAAGGcatccgaaacttgcaggcttagttggttatgttatgtcgaacttatgtcaaaccaatgaaaatattatgtggcagcttgtcaacttacgcacggacttcatttatttgctccaTATTCGTTTCAATACGTCGCAGTATCACTgcatgcgagattaagtagcaactagttcggaaaCCGACAGTCCTAGGGTATCTTGACGTCGGTGGCTGGCGTCTTGCGCGAGGGGTCAAGGAAGCCGAGGTCCATTGTCGTGTCGCCGctgatcctacaatatggggccaaaaaaCCAAATAAATAATTTTCCTTAAAAAAATATTCATTTCAATCCGATCtaatttttcgtaatcgattagttaacatggtgattaaccgtattatgaaagacggaaaaaTATCATTAGCTTATCGAATTCTCTATTTGGTCGTgaaaaaaatcaacaaaagacagaaacaaatccactattgattttacgtaaagcaatacttagaataactcccactatcggcgcgacgtGTTCCGATTAAATCATCTAGGTACCGTCGGGCGGGCGACGGGCACGGCGGCCAAGCGGACTTGCTACTTGGGTAGGTGGGACTGGCCGTGGGGTTTCATTCGGCTCTGTTGCGTCACGGATTAGGGCACGGCACTGCCGTGCCAAGGTCGAtgacgcggcagaccctgccacgtcatcggtcgATGATtctggtcgtcgccacgtcaaccctctgccgcgccaccatgcatggcgcagcacaggcatttggccacgccagggcaataggcgcagccaaaagtgttagttaaaaaaacagacagtgttagatttacgGTATAGCTAAAGGACACTCGCGTGTTTCTGTTGGAGAAAACACGCGATTTGTCCTCCGTCGGATGGGGCATCGACGGCGCGCGCTTATGCGACGGAGCGGGTGGAAAACAGACCGCACAAGCGCGCGCTGTCGATGCCCCATCCGACGGAGGACAAATCGCGTGTTTTCTCCAGCAGAAACACGCGAGTGTCCTTTAGCAATACCGTTTTTTTGCAGGTTTATGGGCTACAACAGCAAACAACTACAACCAGAACAGATCTGCCCTGTTTTTTTTGTCTTTTTGACACAGATTTGTACTAAGATTACAAGTACAAATACAATAGCCCACAAAATTCGTGTGTTTTCCTGCCTTAAAACACTCGGTTTTTCAACTGGGTGTTTTTCGTGTGTTTCTCAACGGAAAAACACACGGTTTCCTTCTTTCTGTTGCCTTGCCTGCCTTTCCAGaattgtgtgttttttttttcgtaAAACACTCGAATTTTTGCCGGGTTTTTTCCGTGTGTTTTCCGCACAGGAAACACGTGCGTGTTTTCTCCCCCTGAAACACGCGAGTTTCAGGTAGACAAGCcctagatttaaaattagtttttaaaaaatgttaaaataaaaaaaaattcgggGAGGACAACCGCCAAGAGGCTTAATCAGAGATTTAAAAACATGGTTTTATGCGATTTTCAGCAAGAAAATGCGACAACACCACACACCGTCACACCCTCTAGTgctcttcatcatcacttcaagTCAATCGCGGCGCGGGACGCGTAAGCATCTTTCGTGCTCCTCCAAGCTATATATGGCCGTGTGGCCTCACCGCCGCCTGGCGAGCTGGAACGTGCGCTTCAAGAACTGGTTGGCGGCCTCGTCGTCGCGGTGGCACAGCACCCGGAGGATCGTGTTCGGGTCGGCGGGGTCCCACCTACGCGTCGTGGGCGGCATCGGCGTGCAcccgcctcctccgccgccgtcgtcctcgccgccgccggcaccGGTGGAGTCGCACGTCGCGACGCTGAAGGCGTCGATGAGGTAGTCCGTGGAGCGCGCCATGAGGTCCACGACGGCCTCGGCCGTCTCCGCCTCCCTCGCCACCACGTCCTCGGGGACCAGCCCTTCCCCGCACGTGGAGAAGGCGCGCTTCAGGCTCCGGAAGTCCTCCTCCACCGTGGCCTGGTCAGCGCGCGCGAAGCTCCGCTCGTTGCCGCCGGCCAGGAGCACCATGAGGAAGGCCTCGAAGGAGGCCCGCATCACCTCCCGCACCGCTACGGGCTGCGCGCGGTCCGCCAGCACGGACACCAGGAACGACAGGTTCTGCTTCAGCAGCCGGAGCGCGGGGCGGATGCGGGCGTCGGCCACGCTGCGGGCGTACAGGCCCTGGTAGAAGGAGTGGCGGGAGTCCAGGAAGATGAGCCGGTGCGCGGCGACCTCGGCGACCGTCGAGATCGACGACTGCGCCGCGGCGCGCGCGCGGCCCAGGTGGGAGGGCGAGGAGCACGACAGCGAGGTGTCGAGGGCCTCGACGTGGGTGAGCACGTAGTGGAGCGTGTTGAGGCGGACGTAGAGCCGCTGCGTGCCCCGGCTGATGGACGGCCGCGGGATGTGGTGCGACCCGCCGCCGCGCGGGCtgccctccagcgcctggcacgTCGGCAGCGCAGCCTTCTTCCAGAGCCGGAAGAAGCCCGAGTCTTGGTTGCACCTCGTCAGCGGCGGCAACGGAGGAAGGTAGTTCTGTTTTGAACCTGTCGTACCACATCACTAGCTATAAAAACAAACTTCTCTCTTCTCTGGCACTCGATGCACAGAACAACCTGAAGCTTACCGCAAGACGCCACAAAGGAGATGTAGTCCTGGAAGATGGACTCCAGGCCGTCGACGAGATCGTGAACCACCTCGTCTTTCGCGCTCGCTGGGATCTCGGAGAATTCATCGATGGTCAACCTAGCCAGCTTCATCAGCTCCATTGCGGACCCGGCAAACGGTTCTTCCTTGGACTTGGGTATCCAGCTCTAGATCGAAAACAcgcagcagagcagagcaggtATCAGTAAGTAAAAAATTCGAGCTCAGCCGTCCAAGTGTATGAGTACCTCAGTGTCTCTGGCTCTGAGGAGGCAGTCCCTGGCAAGCCCAAGCTTGTCGTCCATCCAGGCCTTGAGCAGTCCCATCACGACGGACTCCACCTCGAAGGGCTCCATGTCGCCCACAACAGCCTTGGCGCGGCCGTCGTCGCAGTCCGCCGCGTCCTCAGCCGTCATCTGCGCCAGGGCCTTCTCCAGCCTGCTTGCCGAGTGGAGCACGCGGACGAGCTCGTCGGTGAGGATGTTCACCTTGGAGAGGTACTGCCTCAGCACGACGCCGAAGCAGCCGTGCAGGGTGACCGCGGCCACCGCCACCGGCGCGGGGTGCCACCGCCTCAGCACCGGGCTGAAGTTCCTGCGCTCGAACATGGCCAGCTGCTCCGTGTCCCTGGCGAGCTGCATCAGGACGGACCCAGGGTCGCTGTCGCGGTCGATGATCACGCTGTCGGCCTCGCCGAGTCCGTTCTCAAGTATCTGCAACCAGATGGAAGCGAAAAATGGTCATGAACAGATCAATACTCTGTACCAGTGTGCCGTGATACAGTAACATCAACTTCATTACGTTGGTGAAGGCGCTCTTCATCGAACACCTGACGTAATAATCGACGCGGTCTCCAGCAAAGTTCCCGTCGCCGGCGCATTCCCGGTCAGCGATGATCTTGCCGGCGGCAAGCGCCAGGGACAGCAGGATCTCCATGCCTTCCGTAGCAGCGCCACCGATGCCCTTCTCGTAGCTGTCGTGGTAGTCCAGGAGGCGCTTCTCCGACCACTCCCGCATCCCACCGAGCGCGCTCAGGAGCACCTTGACGTACAGCGGGTCACGGCCCCCCTGCTTGGTGTCGGCTGCCACGTCAACGAGCACGGTGAGCGCCGCAGCGACGAGGTCCGGCTCGACCTGGCCTGTGATCACGTACTGCTGGAAGAACACCCACGCCAAGCACACGTTGTGCAGGATCCTGTTGATGCCAAGCGTAGGCCACGTCTTCTTGATGAGCTCTAGGAGCTCGTCGACCTCGTCGAGCACGACGGTGCACTCCCTCAGGTCAAAGATGGTCTGGAGGAGGGAGCAGTAGAGGAGCACGTTGAGCGGGTACCCGTCGGCCCAGTGGCAAGCTTCTACAGCGGCACCGGCGGTGCCGGAGCGCCACGAGAGCGCGTGCACGGCGTTGGTGAGGGCGCGCATGACGTCAGAGTTCTTGCCGGTGTCGATGGCGCGGATCTCGGTTGCGCGCATGACCTCGCGGAACCGGAGCACGGCGGCGTGGAGGCGATCGAGCGGGAGGGAAGGGTGCAGGATGAGTCCTGCCTCCAGGAGCTTGATCTGCCGGAACTGCCACTGGTGGTACTCCTCGGCGTCAGTGAACTCTGCAGGCTTCAGCTGCCGTAGGAGTTCCAGCGGGAGAACAATCGTCTCCGCCCTCCTGCCCACCTGTGTGCAAACCAGACTTGTCAAGGAAAAGATGTAGACGAAAACGATCAATACCGCCATGGGCGCCGACCTGACCGACGACGGTGCGCATGAGGGTGCGGCGCAGGCGCGCGTCACTCTGGTCGGTGACTCGCATCTGCTGCCGCATGATCTCCGCCGACGTCATCGGCCGCCGCATGCGGCCAGGGGACGCCGGGCCCGACGTCTGGCTCAGCGTGCGGGCCATCATCGGCTGCGCTCCCGACGACAGCCGCCTTGGCCTCAGTCCGAGCGCCTTCTTGACTCGGCTGCCCATGACGCTGCCCCCGGTGCCACTCCTCGCGCCAGCGCCGGCAGCAACGGGCGACGACACCTCCCCTTCCGCCGCGCCGCCCCTGATGGATACCGCCGGGCCGGACGAGCGGCAGGACATGAAGAAGATCTCGTACGCGGTCTCGCGGAGCTCGACGGGGCCGAGTGCATCGACGCGGCCGAAGGGGCAGTCGAGGCCGACCGCAGCGAAGTCGAGCTCGGTGATGTCGGACCGCGTCGCCGTGGAGCTCGCGGAGGCGGAGCGCGAGCGCTGGTGACCCCCCATCTCGTCCCGGCACGGCCCAGCCACCGAGAGAGACAGCCGGGGCTCGCGCGCGATCGGGAGTTTGGGAGGTGACGCGAGAGGACTCGGGGGAGAAGTGATAAAAAAATTGCAAGGGCAGAGACGCCCGGTGCATGCCGCGCCCAAATTGAGTCAACTATCTTCGCGCCGCGTTTGCAGGGTAACCACTCTGCCAGAATTTCATTTTTCATCCTGCTGCGTGCTTTGCCCCAGGAAAAAAGAAGAGGAAGCAAAAAAGGACAAAAAGTCACGGttactttcttttttttctccatCACACTAGAGATTTGCGCGTTTTTATATTAAGAGACCCGCACCTCCAAATACATTAACAAAAAAGCTTCACTCCTGCTTTTTCTAGCCAAATGGCCCATCGAATTTATTGAACGAGCATCTGCTACCGACCTACCAAATCCTTCGAGGGCCTGACTCGGCCCGTTTGGATCATAGAATTCCTAAAGGAAAATATAGGAATTAAGATTCCTCCATTTTATGTATTGTTCATTGTATTGGAGCATAGGATTGAGCATATCCTTTGCTGTGGAAAGTCTCCTCATCCATGCATTTTGAAGGAAAAGGAAACATCCTTAAGCTAAAGGAATTCTTCCTATGACATGATGCGTTGTTGTTCGAACTAGCCAACACGAACTTCTATGAGCATCGGTGAGAAAAGAGGCAAGAGTCAAGGaaacattttttttatttatacacATCATTTGTGTTCTTGTCATCCACCAACTCCAGAACTTCGATCAATGATGTACGCTACAGTGCTCCGTTGTTGAATTAATGACCTACCCAAGCTAATCTCAAACTACCAAGTTTAGCAAAAACATGCACATCATTAGTCTAAACAAAATGAGATTCTTCTACTATCTCATTCCTCCATTTCAAACACTCACTCTTATAAAATTCTTATGTTTTTTCATTCCTCTATTTTACCACTACATTCCTTTTCTATTCATCTATTTTCACTCATTCCTATGTTTTCAATTACTTCGTTCCAAACAGACTTGAATGCCGCAAGAACCAGCGCCTCGAACCCAGAGGAGACTGACATTCCCAGCCGATTCAATAGAGGAAATACATCTCTAGCACCATCACCCTCGTCCCTCAGCTCAAACAATGGTGACGAGCCATAAACAACTTCTGTATCTGAGAAATTTTGATATTTAAACCTGTATTCACGCGACCCCAACATTTAACCCCCAATTCGTAGGCCTTTTGAAATATGACCATGTGCACGCGAATTGTTTTGATATTTGGGCTCACCAAGGATTCATCTCATTTTCtaattctaaatgcatatgttcACTGTTTATGATACGTGAAAAGACGTTACTGCCCCTCCATCTAATTAGAAGTCACAAGGCAACGAGGTAAGCCGACGCCGGACttggccatgatggtggtgaaCTCCCGGAAGCTGATGACACCTCTTTCATCATGTCGGTGAGCTCGGCGTAGCAGATGGGGTGGCCCATGAGCGCCATGGAGCGCGCGAGCTCGGCGGCGGAGATGAACCCGTTGCCGTCGCGGTCGAAGGCGtggaaggcctcggcgagctgcgCGTGGTCGACGGCTACGGCGGGGCGGCAGGGCCCCAGGAGCAGCGGCGCGAGGGAGGAGGCGAGCTCGTCGAACTCGACGGTGTCGTTGCCGTCGGCATCCATGGCGGCGATGAGCGCGTGGATCTCGTCCCCGGCGGCGGGGCAGAGGCCCAGGGAGCGGAGCAGCGCCGGCggctccagcttggtgaggttcccGTCGCCGTCGAGGTCGAAGCGGAGGAAGAGCTCCCGGAGCTGGCGTAGCTGCTCACCGCGGAGCCGCGCGCGCCCCGGCGCCGGGGCTGGGGAGGTGCCGGGGAGGGGGCCGGGGTCGACTTCCTAGGCCTCGCTGCCTTGtgatttcctctctctctccgttACGGGCCGGCTGGGGCGGGGGTCGGAAGGAGCCGGGCAGGGATCGGGAGGAGGCGCAGCCGGTGGCGGGCGCTGGACGGCGGCGAGCGTGTTGGCCGGCGGAGGGCGGTGGCGGGCGATGGCCGTTGCTGGCCGGCGAAGCTCGAGCGGATGGGCGTCGGGGCAGTCGCGGCCTCTGCGACTCGCGCAAGTCGCGATACGGAGAGAGGGGATGCGAGCGGCGAAGCGTGACTTCtgattaaagatggcaacggcccCGATATGCGACGGATATTTAATCTATTAGGGGACAGGGATAAGATCATATCTTTATCCGTAATATTTAAATGGATAAGAATCTATCCTCGATGGGTATAACCGGTACGGGAACGTTCTCTGTTTACCCGTCTCTCTGTTACCCGTTGGGAAACCCgtctatttgagctgtcatgagAATATTAGGCCCAaaaaagctcaacataggtattttggtccaaatctgaacaatcatatatatagtttgtatgttctagaaaccctagttcaatttttcctcaccatctccgtcaACAgcataagcacgcctgcctcacgagcgctcgtacCCCTCGCTTCcttagttcggtctctctgccacctttgttcgtcctcctcgcaacctcgctccttctcctcggcatctccgagactccgacacttatacccgggtgaaaaaGAAACGTCTccaattgcaaagctgcgaccccaagtgtccttgtttatcgggtatgcagtacccgtcggatatatgttacccgaccgatacccgacggatacggggatgggcaagaatctataccgagacagt
It encodes:
- the LOC136535787 gene encoding protein unc-13 homolog is translated as MGGHQRSRSASASSTATRSDITELDFAAVGLDCPFGRVDALGPVELRETAYEIFFMSCRSSGPAVSIRGGAAEGEVSSPVAAGAGARSGTGGSVMGSRVKKALGLRPRRLSSGAQPMMARTLSQTSGPASPGRMRRPMTSAEIMRQQMRVTDQSDARLRRTLMRTVVGQVGRRAETIVLPLELLRQLKPAEFTDAEEYHQWQFRQIKLLEAGLILHPSLPLDRLHAAVLRFREVMRATEIRAIDTGKNSDVMRALTNAVHALSWRSGTAGAAVEACHWADGYPLNVLLYCSLLQTIFDLRECTVVLDEVDELLELIKKTWPTLGINRILHNVCLAWVFFQQYVITGQVEPDLVAAALTVLVDVAADTKQGGRDPLYVKVLLSALGGMREWSEKRLLDYHDSYEKGIGGAATEGMEILLSLALAAGKIIADRECAGDGNFAGDRVDYYVRCSMKSAFTNILENGLGEADSVIIDRDSDPGSVLMQLARDTEQLAMFERRNFSPVLRRWHPAPVAVAAVTLHGCFGVVLRQYLSKVNILTDELVRVLHSASRLEKALAQMTAEDAADCDDGRAKAVVGDMEPFEVESVVMGLLKAWMDDKLGLARDCLLRARDTESWIPKSKEEPFAGSAMELMKLARLTIDEFSEIPASAKDEVVHDLVDGLESIFQDYISFVASCGSKQNYLPPLPPLTRCNQDSGFFRLWKKAALPTCQALEGSPRGGGSHHIPRPSISRGTQRLYVRLNTLHYVLTHVEALDTSLSCSSPSHLGRARAAAQSSISTVAEVAAHRLIFLDSRHSFYQGLYARSVADARIRPALRLLKQNLSFLVSVLADRAQPVAVREVMRASFEAFLMVLLAGGNERSFARADQATVEEDFRSLKRAFSTCGEGLVPEDVVAREAETAEAVVDLMARSTDYLIDAFSVATCDSTGAGGGEDDGGGGGGCTPMPPTTRRWDPADPNTILRVLCHRDDEAANQFLKRTFQLARRR